A DNA window from Clavibacter sepedonicus contains the following coding sequences:
- a CDS encoding FAD-dependent oxidoreductase, with amino-acid sequence MTRVDALIVGGGPVGIHLAALLAQAGLDVRVWEARPMPARLSRAIGIHAPSLDAFDRLGVAEEMVAEAVLVRRGIAMGPRGELGRVSFARVSTTHPYVAALPQWRTEAILARRLTGLAPGALHRGVTLTGLDADPVGLPDGVVRATGRDADGATVEVTASLVIGADGTRGAVRGLLGIGVDERPLPDRFLMGDAPDRTDAGDDAVVTLHPDGVVESFPLPGGMRRFVVGLREGERDGDPATVLARAVGERTGHVVSTAELDPVSGFGVRRRLAHRMVARRAVLIGDAAHEISPIGGQGMNLGWLDADALAPILVDAVRTRRGVPDAVRLARWERDRLASARRAAVQSEINTALGRPVRGLTRLVRDAGLRAVLASPAAAGLASVYAMGRDAGARVR; translated from the coding sequence ATGACACGCGTCGACGCGCTGATCGTGGGAGGCGGGCCCGTGGGGATCCACCTCGCCGCGCTCCTCGCGCAGGCCGGGCTCGACGTGCGCGTGTGGGAGGCGCGGCCGATGCCGGCCCGGCTGTCGCGGGCCATCGGGATCCACGCGCCGTCGCTCGACGCGTTCGACAGGCTGGGCGTGGCGGAGGAGATGGTCGCCGAGGCGGTCCTCGTCCGCCGGGGCATCGCGATGGGGCCGCGCGGGGAGCTCGGACGCGTCTCGTTCGCCCGCGTATCGACGACGCACCCCTACGTCGCGGCGCTGCCGCAGTGGCGCACGGAGGCGATCCTCGCCAGGCGCCTGACGGGACTCGCGCCGGGCGCGCTGCACCGAGGAGTGACGCTCACGGGGCTCGACGCGGATCCCGTCGGCCTGCCGGACGGCGTCGTCCGCGCGACCGGGCGGGACGCCGACGGCGCGACCGTCGAGGTCACCGCGTCCCTCGTGATCGGCGCGGACGGCACGCGCGGCGCGGTCCGCGGGCTCCTCGGGATCGGCGTCGACGAGCGGCCGCTGCCCGACCGCTTCCTCATGGGCGACGCGCCCGACCGCACGGACGCGGGCGACGACGCCGTCGTCACGCTGCACCCGGACGGCGTGGTCGAGTCCTTCCCGCTGCCGGGCGGCATGCGGCGCTTCGTCGTGGGCCTCCGGGAGGGGGAGCGCGACGGGGATCCGGCGACCGTCCTCGCGCGCGCGGTGGGGGAGCGCACCGGCCACGTCGTGTCGACCGCGGAGCTGGATCCGGTGAGCGGCTTCGGGGTGCGCCGCCGCCTCGCGCACCGCATGGTCGCCCGGCGCGCCGTGCTCATCGGCGACGCGGCCCACGAGATCAGCCCCATCGGCGGGCAGGGGATGAACCTCGGCTGGCTCGACGCGGACGCCCTCGCGCCGATCCTCGTCGACGCCGTCCGCACGCGCCGCGGCGTGCCGGATGCCGTGCGCCTCGCCCGCTGGGAGCGCGACCGGCTCGCCAGCGCGCGCCGCGCGGCCGTGCAGTCGGAGATCAACACCGCGCTGGGTCGACCCGTGCGCGGGCTCACGCGGCTCGTGCGCGACGCCGGGCTCCGCGCGGTGCTCGCCTCGCCCGCGGCGGCCGGGCTCGCCTCGGTCTACGCCATGGGCCGGGACGCGGGCGCCCGCGTCAGGTGA
- a CDS encoding ABC transporter permease, which yields MNLFAEALALLLDASRWAGPTGYGTRLLEHVGYTALSMGVAAIIAVPAGLYIGHTGRGRNVAVAFSDGLRALPTLGVLVLLGLLFGIGLTGPILTFSLLGIPPLLAGVYSGVQAVDRSAIDAARAVGMTETQILGRVEIPLALPLMISGFRAATLQVISTVTLGAYLGLGGLGRDIFTGLTTRNFPLLLASAILVTALALVVDAVFAIVQRAVVPRGVVAAAGRTPDSPRTSSRPAVSTTP from the coding sequence GTGAACCTCTTCGCCGAGGCCCTCGCCCTCCTCCTCGACGCCTCGCGATGGGCGGGTCCGACCGGGTACGGCACGCGCCTGCTCGAGCACGTGGGGTACACCGCCCTCTCGATGGGCGTCGCCGCCATCATCGCCGTGCCCGCTGGCCTCTACATCGGGCACACCGGCCGCGGCCGCAACGTGGCCGTGGCGTTCTCGGACGGCCTCCGCGCGCTGCCCACCCTCGGCGTCCTTGTCCTGCTCGGCCTGCTCTTCGGCATTGGCCTCACCGGACCGATCCTGACGTTCTCGCTCCTCGGCATCCCACCGCTGCTGGCCGGCGTGTACTCCGGCGTGCAGGCCGTGGACCGCTCGGCGATCGACGCGGCGCGCGCAGTCGGGATGACGGAGACGCAGATCCTGGGTCGCGTCGAGATCCCGCTCGCGCTCCCGCTCATGATCAGCGGCTTCCGCGCGGCGACCCTCCAGGTCATCAGCACCGTGACGCTCGGCGCCTACCTCGGGCTGGGCGGACTCGGCCGCGACATCTTCACCGGCCTGACCACGCGGAACTTCCCCCTGCTCCTGGCGTCGGCGATCCTCGTCACCGCGCTCGCGCTCGTCGTCGACGCGGTCTTCGCGATCGTCCAGCGCGCCGTCGTCCCCCGCGGCGTCGTCGCCGCCGCAGGACGCACCCCCGACTCACCGCGTACCTCGTCGAGGCCCGCGGTCAGCACCACTCCCTGA
- a CDS encoding ABC transporter substrate-binding protein, with product MTHSITRRLLVGTVALGTAMALAGCSSGDPLDTSGGSASAAPTDTISVGSAAFGENVILAEVYAQALEANDVKVTRNLQIGEREVYLKALEEGSIDLIPEYTGNLLAAYDDESTATSSDDVYAALGAALPDGFEVLDESPAEDKDSYNVTKEYSAANGVTSLSDLKDKTVRVGGGAVLGEREYGIPGLTGTYGIDASLVTIEDQGGPNTVKALLDGQVDMANIYSTTPSILDNGFVTLEDPENLIKAQNVVPLVKTAKMNPDVTAILDKVSAALTTEDLTKMNRRNQGDEKAEPAAIAADWLKEKALF from the coding sequence ATGACCCACAGCATCACCCGCCGGCTCCTCGTCGGCACCGTCGCGCTGGGCACCGCAATGGCCCTCGCCGGCTGCTCGTCCGGCGACCCCCTCGACACCTCGGGCGGCTCGGCCTCCGCCGCGCCCACCGACACGATCTCCGTGGGCTCGGCCGCGTTCGGTGAGAACGTCATCCTCGCCGAGGTCTACGCGCAGGCCCTCGAGGCCAACGACGTGAAGGTCACGCGCAACCTGCAGATCGGCGAGCGCGAGGTCTACCTCAAGGCGCTCGAGGAGGGGTCCATCGACCTCATCCCCGAGTACACGGGCAACCTGCTCGCCGCGTACGACGACGAGTCGACGGCGACCTCCAGCGACGACGTCTACGCGGCGCTCGGCGCCGCGCTGCCGGACGGCTTCGAGGTGCTCGACGAGTCGCCCGCCGAGGACAAGGACTCGTACAACGTCACCAAGGAGTACTCCGCGGCCAACGGCGTGACGAGCCTCTCCGACCTCAAGGACAAGACCGTCCGCGTCGGCGGCGGTGCGGTGCTGGGCGAGCGCGAGTACGGGATCCCCGGCCTCACGGGCACGTACGGCATCGACGCGAGCCTCGTCACCATCGAGGACCAGGGCGGCCCCAACACCGTCAAGGCGCTTCTCGACGGCCAGGTCGACATGGCGAACATCTACTCGACCACGCCGTCGATCCTCGACAACGGCTTCGTCACGCTCGAGGACCCCGAGAACCTCATCAAGGCGCAGAACGTCGTGCCGCTCGTCAAGACCGCGAAGATGAACCCCGACGTCACGGCGATCCTCGACAAGGTGTCGGCCGCGCTGACCACCGAGGACCTCACCAAGATGAACCGCCGCAACCAGGGCGACGAGAAGGCCGAGCCGGCCGCCATCGCCGCCGACTGGCTCAAGGAGAAGGCCCTCTTCTAG
- a CDS encoding aldo/keto reductase: MTDTTRAAGASGTFTIGGDLPVVRLGYGTMQLTGEGVWGAPEDPQEAVRVIRRAAELGVTFFDTADSYGPFVAEELLKEALHPYADDVVIATKGGLTRPGPGDWQPVGRPEYLRQQAELSLRHLGLERIDLYQLHRIDPAVPLADQIGVLKDLQSEGKIRHIGLSEVQVDDVKAAREIAEIVSVQNLFNLAKRDAEPLLDYAEAEGLAFMPWFPLATGELAKDGGPLDALAKQHDARASQLALAWLLRRSPVMLPIPGTKSVGHVEDNIAAAGIELTDDEFQALTDAV; encoded by the coding sequence ATGACCGACACCACCCGCGCAGCCGGCGCCTCCGGCACCTTCACCATCGGCGGCGACCTGCCCGTCGTCCGGCTCGGCTACGGCACCATGCAGCTGACCGGCGAGGGCGTCTGGGGCGCCCCCGAGGACCCGCAAGAGGCCGTCCGCGTCATCCGCCGTGCCGCCGAGCTCGGCGTCACGTTCTTCGACACCGCCGACTCCTACGGCCCGTTCGTCGCGGAGGAGCTCCTCAAGGAGGCGCTGCACCCGTACGCCGACGACGTCGTCATCGCGACCAAGGGCGGGCTCACGCGCCCCGGCCCCGGCGACTGGCAGCCCGTCGGCCGCCCCGAGTACCTGCGCCAGCAGGCCGAGCTGAGCCTGCGCCACCTCGGCCTCGAGCGCATCGACCTCTACCAGCTGCACCGCATCGACCCCGCCGTGCCGCTCGCCGACCAGATCGGCGTGCTCAAGGACCTGCAGTCCGAGGGCAAGATCCGCCACATCGGCCTCTCCGAGGTGCAGGTCGACGACGTGAAGGCCGCGCGCGAGATCGCCGAGATCGTCTCCGTGCAGAACCTCTTCAACCTCGCCAAGCGCGACGCCGAGCCGCTGCTCGACTACGCCGAGGCCGAGGGCCTGGCCTTCATGCCGTGGTTCCCGCTCGCGACCGGCGAGCTCGCGAAGGACGGCGGCCCGCTCGACGCCCTCGCGAAGCAGCACGACGCGCGCGCCTCGCAGCTCGCGCTCGCCTGGCTCCTGCGCCGCTCGCCCGTCATGCTGCCGATCCCCGGCACCAAGTCGGTCGGCCACGTCGAGGACAACATCGCCGCGGCGGGCATCGAGCTCACCGACGACGAGTTCCAGGCGCTCACCGACGCCGTCTGA
- a CDS encoding UbiA family prenyltransferase → MIRRLRLLALSSHPGPTATVTVLAGGLAVALGYGPGRVAAVALAVLLGQLSIGLSNDWIDAERDRSVARADKPVARGEVAVGHVRAAALATAAACFVSSAALGPAFLLAHAVLVGAGWAYNAGLKRTAVSVVPFVVAFGILPTVVALGAADPVPAAAWAMATGAVLGVSIHFTNVLPDLEDDARTGVRGLPHRLGRVPSGLVAFGALALGAVVVAVGPVLADPAHAVTPLAVAGLVVTLGIAAWGAVRVVTRPPGRLLFQLIMAASLLLVAQIALNATRLT, encoded by the coding sequence GTGATCCGCCGGCTCCGGCTCCTCGCGCTCTCCTCGCACCCGGGGCCGACGGCCACCGTCACGGTGCTGGCGGGCGGGCTCGCCGTCGCGCTCGGCTACGGGCCCGGGCGCGTGGCCGCTGTGGCGCTGGCCGTGCTGCTCGGCCAGCTGTCCATCGGGCTCTCCAACGACTGGATCGACGCCGAGCGCGACCGCAGCGTCGCCCGCGCGGACAAGCCCGTCGCGCGCGGCGAGGTCGCGGTCGGGCACGTGCGGGCGGCCGCCCTCGCGACGGCGGCGGCGTGCTTCGTCTCATCGGCCGCGCTCGGGCCGGCTTTCCTCCTGGCGCACGCTGTGCTGGTGGGTGCGGGCTGGGCCTACAACGCCGGCCTCAAGCGGACCGCCGTGAGCGTGGTGCCGTTCGTCGTGGCCTTCGGGATCCTGCCGACGGTGGTGGCCCTCGGGGCGGCGGATCCGGTGCCCGCGGCCGCGTGGGCCATGGCGACGGGTGCGGTGCTCGGCGTCTCCATCCACTTCACCAACGTGCTGCCCGACCTCGAGGACGACGCCCGCACCGGAGTGCGCGGCCTGCCGCACCGGCTGGGGCGCGTGCCGTCGGGCCTCGTCGCGTTCGGGGCGCTCGCGCTCGGCGCGGTGGTCGTGGCCGTCGGCCCCGTGCTCGCGGATCCCGCGCACGCCGTCACGCCGCTCGCCGTGGCGGGGCTCGTCGTCACGCTGGGCATCGCCGCGTGGGGCGCCGTGCGCGTCGTGACCCGCCCGCCGGGCCGCCTGCTGTTCCAGCTGATCATGGCGGCGTCGCTGCTGCTCGTCGCCCAGATCGCGCTGAACGCGACGCGGCTCACCTGA
- a CDS encoding type III polyketide synthase, whose product MIASIRSIATAVPPTVLAQDGVRDLFGSQPELGRLGTRLVSAAFNASGIRTRHTVIRELGTAPGMAGADAPVDDADGGPVFYDRASGRILTPGTGARNDTYIREAPALLLGAARQAVEEAAGIEASDVTHVVTVSCTGFYAPGPDYAVVRGLWLGASTQRFHLGFMGCYGAFPALRMASQFCAADPDAVVLVVCVELCSLHLHSSDDADTIVASSVFGDGAAAAIVTARPAPAGSTALDLDAFETVLTPVGEDDMAWTIGDQGFDMILSSYVPKIIDEHITGALEPLWAQVPALAGVAPAEIEDWAIHPGGRSILDRVEDRLVLAPAQLEASRSTLAEVGNMSSATVLFVLRRILHQTPPADVPGRPDVAEPAPIPASGPGAGRVCAMAFGPGLTVETALMTRRTA is encoded by the coding sequence CTGATCGCCTCCATCCGCTCCATCGCCACGGCGGTGCCGCCGACGGTCCTCGCGCAGGACGGCGTGCGCGACCTCTTCGGCAGCCAGCCGGAGCTCGGGCGGCTCGGCACCCGGCTCGTGTCGGCGGCGTTCAACGCGTCGGGGATCCGCACGCGCCACACGGTGATCCGCGAGCTCGGCACCGCGCCGGGGATGGCGGGCGCCGACGCGCCCGTCGACGACGCCGACGGCGGACCCGTCTTCTACGACCGGGCGAGCGGACGGATCCTGACGCCGGGCACCGGCGCGCGCAACGACACGTACATCCGCGAGGCCCCCGCCCTGCTGCTCGGCGCGGCGCGCCAGGCGGTCGAGGAGGCCGCGGGGATCGAGGCGTCCGACGTCACGCACGTCGTCACCGTCTCCTGCACGGGCTTCTACGCCCCCGGACCCGACTACGCCGTCGTGCGCGGCCTCTGGCTCGGCGCGTCGACCCAGCGCTTCCACCTCGGCTTCATGGGCTGCTACGGCGCGTTCCCGGCGCTGCGCATGGCCTCGCAGTTCTGCGCCGCCGATCCGGACGCCGTCGTGCTCGTCGTGTGCGTGGAGCTCTGCTCGCTGCACCTGCACTCGTCGGACGACGCCGACACGATCGTGGCGTCGTCCGTCTTCGGCGACGGCGCGGCGGCCGCGATCGTGACCGCACGACCGGCTCCAGCCGGATCCACCGCGCTCGACCTCGACGCGTTCGAGACCGTCCTCACGCCCGTGGGCGAGGACGACATGGCGTGGACCATCGGCGACCAGGGCTTCGACATGATCCTGTCGAGCTACGTGCCGAAGATCATCGACGAGCACATCACGGGCGCGCTCGAGCCGCTGTGGGCGCAGGTCCCGGCGCTCGCGGGCGTCGCCCCCGCGGAGATCGAGGACTGGGCCATCCACCCGGGCGGCCGCAGCATCCTCGACCGCGTCGAGGACCGGCTGGTGCTCGCGCCCGCGCAGCTCGAGGCCTCCCGGTCGACGCTCGCCGAGGTGGGCAACATGTCGAGCGCGACGGTGCTGTTCGTGCTCCGGCGGATCCTGCACCAGACGCCGCCGGCCGACGTGCCCGGCCGCCCGGACGTCGCGGAGCCCGCGCCGATCCCGGCATCCGGGCCCGGCGCGGGACGGGTGTGCGCCATGGCGTTCGGTCCCGGCCTGACGGTCGAGACGGCCCTCATGACGCGCCGGACCGCCTGA
- a CDS encoding DUF3618 domain-containing protein has product MAKKKSPSGEVSVLGAVTTVAREVRKHKTVAESAPEGQGAHIPPAPKRSPEELKRDIQTGRDELARTVRELETALDVAARASELKADASARARAIRDDVTSHVRTTAHDVSRRTRAFTRKDPAVAASIGAGAVAVVLAVGAAVVSGGRR; this is encoded by the coding sequence ATGGCCAAGAAGAAGTCCCCGAGCGGCGAGGTGAGCGTCCTGGGTGCCGTGACCACGGTCGCCCGCGAGGTCCGCAAGCACAAGACGGTCGCCGAGTCGGCGCCCGAGGGCCAGGGCGCGCACATCCCGCCTGCGCCCAAGCGGAGCCCCGAGGAGCTGAAGCGCGACATCCAGACCGGCCGCGACGAGCTCGCGCGCACCGTCCGGGAGCTCGAGACCGCGCTCGACGTGGCGGCCCGCGCCTCGGAGCTGAAGGCGGACGCCTCGGCCCGCGCCCGCGCCATCCGCGACGACGTCACGTCGCACGTCCGCACCACCGCCCACGACGTGTCCCGACGGACGCGCGCGTTCACCCGGAAGGACCCGGCCGTCGCCGCGTCGATCGGCGCGGGTGCCGTCGCCGTCGTGCTCGCGGTCGGCGCGGCCGTCGTCTCCGGCGGCCGACGCTGA
- a CDS encoding ABC transporter permease, producing the protein MNWVLANIGTVLDLAVAHVALAAPPVLLGLVISLPLGWLANRYRRTRGALLTVGGALYTIPSIALLLAMPAIIGTNILDPRNVVVALTVYAVALMIRITSDALASVSEDVKQSATAMGYAGWARFWRVELPLAGPVLLAGLRVVSVSTVSMVTVGSLSGILSLGTMILSGYRRQFYTEIITGIVGIVVIALVFDLILLLAGRLLMPWSTQPSLRARSRSARRAALVTDASAS; encoded by the coding sequence GTGAACTGGGTCCTCGCCAACATCGGCACGGTGCTCGACCTGGCCGTCGCGCACGTCGCGCTGGCCGCGCCGCCCGTCCTCCTCGGGCTCGTCATCTCGCTGCCGCTCGGCTGGCTCGCCAACCGGTACCGGCGCACCCGTGGCGCCCTGCTCACCGTCGGTGGAGCGCTCTACACGATCCCGTCGATCGCGCTCCTGCTCGCGATGCCGGCGATCATCGGCACCAACATCCTCGATCCGCGCAACGTCGTGGTCGCCCTCACCGTGTACGCCGTAGCGCTCATGATCCGCATCACCTCGGACGCGCTCGCCTCGGTCTCTGAGGATGTCAAGCAGTCCGCGACGGCCATGGGGTACGCCGGATGGGCGCGCTTCTGGCGGGTCGAGCTGCCGCTCGCGGGACCCGTGCTCCTCGCCGGACTCCGCGTCGTCTCCGTCAGCACCGTGAGCATGGTGACGGTCGGTTCGCTGTCGGGGATCCTGAGCCTCGGGACCATGATCCTCAGCGGGTACCGGCGCCAGTTCTACACGGAGATCATCACCGGAATCGTGGGCATCGTCGTGATCGCGCTCGTCTTCGACCTCATCCTCCTGCTGGCCGGGAGGCTCCTCATGCCCTGGTCCACCCAACCGTCCCTGCGTGCGAGGAGCCGCTCGGCCCGACGTGCCGCGCTCGTCACGGATGCGAGTGCTTCGTGA
- a CDS encoding App1 family protein yields the protein MAPSSKKKKHATRTLLESPAAAPVLHRAARIEDRIHEIREGRARKRGLKPTVIPYAGYGSVRWVRVLCRVLLTDTKSKRALAGDKVVRGWRSFTSVPLTDVDVVVEIDGTEHHVRADRGGVVDQVVEASLPSGWHTIRIRSEGSETVDAPVFIVGDDVRTGILSDIDDTVMVTALPRPFLAAWNTFVLDEHARTPTPGMAVLYERLRLQHEGAPVLYLSTGAWNVAPTLTRFLSRNLYPPGPILLTDWGPTVDRWFRSGMEHKRNNLQRLAAEFPHVKWILAGDDGQHDELLYGEFAERHPGNVEVVLIRQLSAGEAVLAGGRAKAEKRALDSSIPWVYAPDGASLLAQLDDLGLADDSGTRIGT from the coding sequence GTGGCCCCCTCCTCGAAGAAGAAGAAGCACGCGACCCGCACGCTCCTCGAGTCACCGGCCGCCGCACCCGTGCTGCACCGGGCGGCGCGCATCGAGGACCGCATCCACGAGATCCGCGAGGGCCGTGCCCGCAAGCGGGGCCTGAAGCCCACCGTCATCCCCTACGCCGGCTACGGATCCGTGCGCTGGGTCCGCGTCCTCTGCCGCGTCCTCCTCACCGATACGAAGAGCAAGCGCGCGCTGGCCGGCGACAAGGTCGTGCGCGGCTGGCGGAGCTTCACGAGCGTCCCGCTCACGGACGTCGACGTCGTCGTCGAGATCGACGGCACCGAGCACCACGTGCGGGCCGACCGCGGCGGCGTCGTGGACCAGGTCGTCGAGGCGAGCCTGCCGAGCGGCTGGCACACGATCCGCATCCGGTCCGAGGGATCGGAGACCGTGGACGCGCCCGTCTTCATCGTGGGCGACGACGTGCGCACCGGGATCCTCAGCGACATCGACGACACCGTCATGGTCACCGCGCTCCCCCGGCCGTTCCTCGCCGCGTGGAACACCTTCGTGCTCGACGAGCACGCGCGGACGCCGACCCCCGGCATGGCCGTGCTCTACGAGCGGCTCCGCCTGCAGCACGAGGGAGCGCCCGTCCTCTACCTCTCCACGGGGGCGTGGAACGTGGCCCCGACGCTCACCCGGTTCCTGTCCCGGAACCTGTACCCGCCGGGACCGATCCTCCTCACCGACTGGGGCCCCACCGTCGACCGGTGGTTCCGCAGCGGCATGGAGCACAAGCGCAACAACCTGCAGCGCCTCGCGGCGGAGTTCCCGCACGTGAAGTGGATCCTCGCGGGCGACGACGGCCAGCACGACGAGCTGCTCTACGGCGAGTTCGCCGAGCGGCACCCCGGCAACGTCGAGGTCGTCCTCATCCGGCAGCTCTCGGCGGGCGAGGCCGTGCTCGCGGGCGGCAGGGCGAAGGCAGAGAAGCGCGCGCTCGACAGCTCGATCCCGTGGGTCTACGCGCCGGACGGGGCGAGCCTGCTCGCGCAGCTCGACGACCTCGGCCTCGCCGACGACTCGGGCACCCGGATCGGCACCTGA
- a CDS encoding SOS response-associated peptidase → MTRILARATTADDLVGLLDVDHAGDAVPGPSWRIVPGQRVAVLVDTLPRRAEGDTEDQVPVRRLESARWGLVPAGSSGPDQGPPVAEIPAEQLASRPELLQALVSRRAAIPVSGYYEHHETDDGLRTPYLVGAGDGTVLLAALYEWWRDPSRASDDPARWVLSCAVVTRPSAGTVEALAERMPVVLSPDVVEEWLDPTAEGSPELLRAVATQAEDVIEELAMDEVGPGIDQGAPDSAELARPV, encoded by the coding sequence ATGACGCGCATCCTCGCCCGGGCCACGACCGCCGACGACCTGGTCGGGCTGCTCGACGTGGACCACGCGGGCGACGCCGTGCCGGGGCCGTCCTGGCGCATCGTCCCCGGCCAGCGCGTTGCGGTCCTCGTCGACACGCTGCCCCGCCGCGCCGAGGGCGACACCGAGGACCAGGTGCCCGTGCGGCGCCTCGAGTCCGCCCGATGGGGCCTCGTGCCCGCGGGATCGTCCGGGCCGGACCAGGGCCCGCCGGTCGCCGAGATCCCCGCCGAGCAGCTCGCCTCCCGGCCGGAGCTCCTGCAGGCGCTCGTGTCCCGGCGCGCGGCGATCCCGGTGTCGGGCTACTACGAGCACCACGAGACCGACGACGGACTGCGCACCCCGTACCTCGTGGGCGCGGGCGACGGCACCGTGCTGCTCGCGGCGCTGTACGAGTGGTGGCGGGATCCCTCGCGCGCCAGCGACGATCCCGCCCGCTGGGTGCTGAGCTGCGCGGTCGTCACGCGGCCCTCTGCCGGGACCGTGGAGGCGCTGGCGGAGCGCATGCCCGTCGTCCTCTCCCCCGACGTCGTCGAGGAGTGGCTCGACCCCACGGCCGAGGGCTCCCCCGAGCTGCTGCGGGCCGTCGCCACCCAGGCGGAGGACGTGATCGAGGAGCTGGCGATGGACGAGGTCGGCCCCGGCATCGACCAGGGCGCGCCGGACTCGGCAGAGCTCGCCCGGCCGGTGTGA
- a CDS encoding ABC transporter ATP-binding protein → MIEFHHVRKQYPDGTLAIEDFSLVVPSQTTTVLVGSSGCGKTTLMRMINRMVEPTSGRIEIDGTDIASQDAVKLRRSIGYVMQNSGLLPHRKVVDNIATVPRLTGVDKRTAREGALKLMDTVGLDRSMADRYPSQLSGGQQQRVGVARGLAVDPNILLMDEPFGAVDPLVRDDLQQELIRLRTQLDKTVVFVTHDIDEAFLLGDQVVILEKGGRIAQQGTPQEILSNPANDFVRDFVGADKGKRALHVEDTGTGQVLVDRDGRLVGVLDDEGRSAARSASAPTEAGAAHAPGAQAQGAGPA, encoded by the coding sequence ATGATCGAGTTCCACCACGTCCGCAAGCAGTACCCGGACGGCACGCTCGCGATCGAGGACTTCAGCCTCGTCGTCCCCTCGCAGACCACGACGGTCCTCGTCGGATCCTCGGGCTGCGGCAAGACGACCCTCATGCGCATGATCAACCGGATGGTCGAGCCGACGTCCGGTCGCATCGAGATCGACGGCACCGACATCGCCAGCCAGGACGCCGTGAAGCTCCGGCGCAGCATCGGCTACGTGATGCAGAACTCCGGCCTCCTCCCGCACCGCAAGGTCGTCGACAACATCGCGACCGTGCCGCGCCTCACCGGCGTCGACAAGCGGACCGCGCGCGAGGGCGCCCTGAAGCTGATGGACACCGTGGGCCTCGACCGGTCGATGGCCGACCGCTACCCGTCGCAGCTCTCCGGCGGCCAGCAGCAGCGCGTGGGCGTCGCCCGCGGCCTCGCGGTGGATCCGAACATCCTGCTCATGGACGAGCCGTTCGGCGCGGTCGACCCGCTCGTGCGCGACGACCTCCAGCAGGAGCTCATCCGCCTGCGCACGCAGCTCGACAAGACCGTGGTCTTCGTGACGCACGACATCGACGAGGCGTTCCTGCTCGGCGACCAGGTCGTGATCCTCGAGAAGGGCGGCCGCATCGCCCAGCAGGGCACGCCGCAGGAGATCCTCTCGAACCCGGCGAACGACTTCGTCCGCGACTTCGTGGGCGCCGACAAGGGCAAGCGCGCGCTGCACGTCGAGGACACCGGCACGGGACAGGTGCTCGTCGACCGCGACGGCCGCCTCGTGGGCGTGCTCGACGACGAGGGGCGCTCCGCAGCCCGATCCGCATCCGCTCCGACCGAGGCGGGGGCCGCGCACGCCCCCGGTGCCCAGGCGCAGGGTGCGGGACCCGCGTGA
- a CDS encoding class I SAM-dependent methyltransferase has translation MDLSRRDARLAELMDDPDCDPAALDRTYARFQVVNRVVAGWRGVYRSRIRPLLSADRGTTLLDIGSGGGDVPLALARWARRDGLRLRVTGIDPDPRATAFAGARPRDPDVAFRPASSAELVAEGRRFDLVTSNHVLHHLDDAAFDALLADSAALAPRAIHSDIARGRLAYALYGPASRLVARGSFVHVDGLRSIRRSWTPVELALRVPAGWRVEGAAPFRVLVVRDPSASRADAVERSG, from the coding sequence ATGGACCTCTCCCGCCGCGACGCCCGGCTCGCCGAGCTCATGGACGACCCGGACTGCGATCCCGCGGCGCTCGACCGCACCTATGCGCGGTTTCAGGTCGTCAACCGCGTGGTCGCGGGGTGGCGCGGGGTCTACCGTTCCCGGATCCGCCCGCTGCTGTCCGCCGACCGGGGGACGACGCTCCTCGACATCGGCTCGGGCGGAGGTGACGTGCCGCTCGCCCTCGCGCGGTGGGCCCGGCGCGACGGGCTGCGGCTGCGCGTCACGGGCATCGACCCGGATCCGCGCGCGACGGCCTTCGCCGGCGCCCGGCCGCGGGATCCCGATGTCGCGTTCCGCCCCGCGTCGAGCGCCGAGCTCGTGGCCGAGGGCCGCCGGTTCGACCTGGTGACGAGCAACCACGTGCTGCACCACCTCGACGACGCCGCGTTCGACGCCCTGCTCGCCGACTCCGCCGCGCTCGCCCCCCGCGCGATCCACAGCGACATCGCGCGCGGCCGGCTCGCCTACGCCCTCTACGGACCCGCCTCCCGGCTGGTCGCCCGCGGGTCGTTCGTGCACGTCGACGGGCTCCGCTCGATCCGCCGCAGCTGGACGCCCGTGGAGCTCGCGCTCCGGGTGCCCGCCGGCTGGCGCGTCGAGGGCGCCGCCCCGTTCCGCGTGCTCGTCGTCCGCGATCCGTCCGCGAGCCGGGCCGACGCCGTCGAGCGCTCGGGCTGA